Part of the Thermoanaerobacterales bacterium genome, CCATCGACTGGGCGGCGTCCCATTCGCGCAGTGCGATGTACTGACGCAACGCCTCCCGCACCATTTCACTCCTGGTGCGCTGTTCCTCCCGGGCCAGCCGGTCGGCCCTCTCGGCGAGAAGCGGGGGCAAGGATATCGCCCACACTTTGGTGTCGCGCATATGTGGCACCTCCCTGGGTATTACAAAGTATTACCGCCTACAAGATTATCATACGGTGCGTGTGGCGTCATTGTCAACGGCCGTCAAGCAAGGGGCGGGTAAGCAAAGGGGACGGGCGCAGGCAGAGCTGCGCCCCTACGATATCAAGGAAACCACACATCGAACCGCAGGGGTTTTTAGTAAAGGGTCAGACCCTTTACTAAAAACGTAGGGGCGGACCTCTGTGTCCG contains:
- a CDS encoding ribbon-helix-helix protein, CopG family; translated protein: MRDTKVWAISLPPLLAERADRLAREEQRTRSEMVREALRQYIALREWDAAQSMAARRAAEMGIADEEAVERLVDEVRH